GCCTGGAATGGTTTCAAGAAATTGAGCGAAGGCAATAGGCCCCGAGTGGGAAGCGCAGCCTTTAAATGTATCGGGATGCTTTACACCCAGCTTCAATGCACCATAACCACCCATTGATATTCCAATCAGATAAATCTCTGAAGTATCTACTGGATAATTGGTCTTGATAAAGCCCACCACATCGTTTATTATGTAGTCTTCATATCTTCCAAAAACTGAGTTCGCAAGTGGCTGATATTCACTATTAGTATAGAAGCTGCCGCCAAGTACATTGTAGGCATCCGGCATAACTGCAATACAGGGCTTTATTTTCCCTGAAGATATCATGTAATCAAGAATTCCTTTTATATCTTCAACACTTTGCCAGAAGAGGTAATTTCCTCCGTATCCATGGAGGAAAAGCACAACAGGATAGTTTTTAGTTGTGTCAAATCCAGGGGGTAGGTAAACCATTGCCTGTTTTGTTCCTATATTAGCGTCTGAAGCGGGTATACTTACGATTGTAGTGGCCCCTTCGTTTATTTCAGGACCAACAATTTCATCCACTTTTTGGCAGGATGTAGCAAGAATAAATATAGAGAGCAAAATTAAAAGCTTCTTCATAGTATGCCTCCTTTAAAACTTATAGACTATGCTTAAACCTATTGCATTCAAATTCATTTCGTAGGTGCCTGGAAGGTATTGCGATTCGTAACTATACAGTGAATCCCTGGCCACTGTTCTTTGGCAACGGGTTATGTATTCATAGTTTACATTGAGTTCAACGTTATTCCAGTTATATCCAAAGCCGAGGTTTAGGCTGTATTTGTCTCCGGGGTCGGGTATCAAAACCGTAATGGTATTATCCGGAACGGGTGATTGATCCCAGAACAAACCATATCTTATTGAGAGTGGAGGAGTTACTTTGTATTCTCCACCTAAACTCACCCTGTAAGTGTTTTTCCATAAGAGTACGAGGGTATCAGTTTTTACAGTATCAAGGGGTATTGTATTACTGACACTAAGGACAAGTCCCTCAAAATCTACTCCAAGCCGATCAAGGGTAAACCACCTGGTCCAGTCCACGTCTAGTGCCAGGGTAAGTCTTTCGTTGGGCTTGTAGGATATTCCTGCTCCGAGATTGGCGGGTAAATTGAGACTCGTTGTGAAGTTACCGGAACCTGTGGCGATGGAACCGTCAAACATAAATTTCTTTTCTGGTGGCATCTGGGACAGTAAGTAGTCGTTGTAAGGGAAATAGAGTGTTAAATCTGCTGTTCCTTCCAGTTTCACTTTTGAATATATTCTTGCGGAAGCTCCAACCGTTAACTTTTCATTTATTCTCCACAAAATACCGAGAATTCCACCAATGCCCCATCCAATGCCCTCTATTTTTGTATCTATGGGAAAGAGTCTATACTGGATTGGGAGAGAGTTTGCAGATGTATCAATGGTTGCAGGGTCAAAGAAATTAACCTTTCTAAGCATAATGGAAGTTCTGGTAGCACCCGCCGATAACCCTATGCTGAAGTTACCAAAGGATTTTGCATAGGAGAGGAATACATTGTATACAGATAGGTCGCTTTGCCAGTCGTATTTTTCATATTCTGGGGTTTTAAACGTAGTATCAGCGGTATTGTAGTAGCCAATCGGAAAGTCGTAAAGGTCCCATTTTGAGCCAAGGCCAAAAGGCACAGAGAAAGATACGCCAACTCTGCTTCAGCTATTTCAAAGGGGGTAATATATGCGAAGGCAGGTATATAAAAGTTTTGAGGGTGAGCATTAACTTTTTCCCTTAGTGTATAAGGGCCATCGTAACCAAGTATACCAGTATTTGGTTCATAGGAATTGAAGGGTCTGACCCCAAGGCCGTTTATTGCGAGCTGGCTTTCTGTAATGTATGCAAGGCCGGCGGGGTTCCAGAATAGTGTTGACCAGTCGTCGGCAACAGCCCTGAAGGCTCCACCCATGGATTGGGCTCTAACACCTACCCCTGAGAGAGCGAACCCTCCTGCATGAAGAATGGTTGCAAGTAGTGCAGTTAAGGATAGGTATTTTAAAAACCTGTGCATCAAAATTACCTCCTTTTAAGCAGTGATATTATCAACTATGACTTCTGGTTTTGCAAAAGTTGGCATATTTTATGCAGAACTGAAAACATACCGATCATTAATTTATGGAAAGATATGCGGTGTACACGAGGGTTATTTTAAGGCTGATCCTGAGG
The sequence above is a segment of the bacterium genome. Coding sequences within it:
- a CDS encoding alpha/beta hydrolase-fold protein → MKKLLILLSIFILATSCQKVDEIVGPEINEGATTIVSIPASDANIGTKQAMVYLPPGFDTTKNYPVVLFLHGYGGNYLFWQSVEDIKGILDYMISSGKIKPCIAVMPDAYNVLGGSFYTNSEYQPLANSVFGRYEDYIINDVVGFIKTNYPVDTSEIYLIGISMGGYGALKLGVKHPDTFKGCASHSGPIAFAQFLETIPGANVNMIQAVLSEWADFGFRIPCNPDTIKKYLGPSRPLTTMLIAMAGAFSPKVGPLFAFDTLNYELPLDTVPETFGTVWAGVRLPLTREGDTNSVFNEWLTNHDVFNLIESNFDNIRQHNLKIYIDCGYQDELFLAPHALACHTLLENLSYEHYFELFTETPGYPADDFPPRHGTHLQIRVYHSLKYFLGY
- a CDS encoding outer membrane protein transport protein, translated to MGLSAGATRTSIMLRKVNFFDPATIDTSANSLPIQYRLFPIDTKIEGIGWGIGGILGILWRINEKLTVGASARIYSKVKLEGTADLTLYFPYNDYLLSQMPPEKKFMFDGSIATGSGNFTTSLNLPANLGAGISYKPNERLTLALDVDWTRWFTLDRLGVDFEGLVLSVSNTIPLDTVKTDTLVLLWKNTYRVSLGGEYKVTPPLSIRYGLFWDQSPVPDNTITVLIPDPGDKYSLNLGFGYNWNNVELNVNYEYITRCQRTVARDSLYSYESQYLPGTYEMNLNAIGLSIVYKF